The following proteins come from a genomic window of Proteiniphilum propionicum:
- the coaA gene encoding type I pantothenate kinase: MNKSYEVTYSPFRAFTREEWRKLEEHPMFPISDIDLTKLQALNEPLTLSEVEDIYIPMIRLLQIHITHYRNLHNERDQFFVNTSKQIPYIIGIAGSVAAGKSTTARVLQKLLSMTPGHPKVELITTDGFLYSNDELEKRGLLNKKGFPESYDAKKLLSFLASVKSGRDTFEVPVYSHLYYDVIKDRTQAIERPDILIVEGINVLQVSLNKKPKRRVFVSDFFDFSIYVDASEKDLREWYLERFKKLQLTAFRDPDSYFHKYAFYPEKRLLKFANRVWDEINLPNLEQNILPTRFRADLILEKGECHFVRGIRIRKI, translated from the coding sequence ATGAATAAATCTTACGAGGTTACCTATTCTCCATTTCGTGCTTTCACCCGTGAAGAGTGGCGTAAACTGGAGGAACATCCAATGTTTCCCATATCGGACATCGACCTTACAAAACTGCAAGCACTTAATGAACCGCTTACGCTAAGTGAAGTAGAAGACATTTACATCCCTATGATCAGGCTTCTGCAGATCCATATAACCCACTATCGCAACCTGCACAACGAACGGGATCAGTTTTTCGTCAATACCAGCAAACAAATCCCATACATCATAGGTATAGCAGGAAGTGTTGCAGCAGGAAAGAGCACTACAGCCCGCGTACTTCAGAAGTTGCTTTCTATGACACCGGGACATCCGAAAGTGGAACTTATAACTACCGACGGTTTTTTGTACTCTAACGATGAACTGGAGAAGCGGGGATTACTTAATAAAAAAGGATTCCCTGAAAGTTACGATGCAAAAAAATTGTTGTCGTTTCTCGCAAGTGTAAAATCGGGACGTGACACATTTGAGGTGCCGGTCTATTCACATCTCTATTACGATGTAATAAAAGACAGGACGCAAGCCATTGAGCGGCCTGATATTCTTATTGTTGAGGGTATAAACGTACTACAGGTTTCCTTAAACAAAAAACCGAAGAGACGTGTGTTTGTATCCGACTTTTTCGATTTTTCAATTTACGTGGACGCAAGTGAGAAGGATCTCCGTGAATGGTATTTGGAGAGATTTAAAAAATTACAACTGACTGCCTTCCGTGACCCTGACTCCTATTTTCATAAATATGCCTTCTATCCGGAGAAAAGACTGTTGAAGTTTGCCAATAGGGTTTGGGACGAAATAAATCTTCCGAATCTGGAACAAAATATTCTCCCAACACGATTCCGCGCAGATCTGATTCTTGAAAAAGGGGAGTGTCATTTTGTCAGAGGTATCCGCATCAGGAAAATCTGA
- a CDS encoding HIT family protein produces MATIFSRIISGEIPSYKISEDDRFYAFLDINPMAKGHTLVVPKQEVDYLFDLDDMLLADMVVFAKKTAKAIEKAIPCKRVGVMAIGLEVPHAHIHLIPIQKEGDMSLANPKLKLSKDEFEEISEKIRNAF; encoded by the coding sequence ATGGCTACAATTTTTAGCAGAATTATCTCCGGAGAGATTCCATCGTACAAGATTTCTGAAGATGATCGTTTTTACGCTTTCTTGGACATCAATCCTATGGCAAAAGGCCATACGTTGGTAGTCCCAAAACAGGAGGTCGACTATCTTTTCGACCTGGATGATATGCTTTTGGCAGATATGGTTGTTTTTGCCAAAAAGACGGCAAAGGCTATAGAGAAAGCTATCCCGTGCAAAAGGGTAGGTGTGATGGCCATTGGACTTGAGGTGCCACATGCGCATATTCATCTGATCCCCATTCAAAAAGAGGGTGATATGAGCCTTGCCAATCCGAAACTTAAACTTTCGAAGGATGAGTTTGAGGAAATTTCGGAGAAGATACGGAATGCCTTTTAG
- the greA gene encoding transcription elongation factor GreA, producing MSVTYMTEDGLRRLKEELIEMESVQRPEISRQIAEARDKGDLSENAEYDAAKEAQGMLEAKISQMKGLIATARLIDESAIGTDEVKIMNKVTIKNVQTKKQMTYTLVSESEADLKNGKIAVNTPIAQGLLGKKVGDIAEIKVPSGIMTFEVLEISI from the coding sequence ATGTCTGTAACTTACATGACCGAAGACGGACTTCGGAGATTAAAAGAAGAGTTGATAGAGATGGAATCTGTACAGAGACCTGAGATATCGAGACAGATTGCCGAAGCCAGAGATAAGGGAGATTTGTCAGAAAACGCGGAATATGATGCCGCCAAGGAGGCACAGGGAATGCTTGAAGCAAAAATATCACAGATGAAAGGCCTTATTGCAACTGCCCGCCTGATAGATGAAAGCGCTATAGGTACTGATGAGGTTAAGATAATGAACAAGGTGACCATAAAAAACGTGCAGACAAAAAAACAGATGACCTATACCCTTGTCTCGGAGAGTGAAGCTGACCTTAAAAACGGTAAGATTGCTGTAAACACTCCTATCGCTCAGGGCCTGCTGGGTAAGAAAGTGGGTGATATTGCCGAGATAAAAGTGCCATCGGGTATCATGACGTTTGAGGTGTTGGAAATATCTATTTAA
- a CDS encoding TlpA disulfide reductase family protein, with product MNRVFERFVLALMIGGLCFSCKQGAAFKVEGKIESAKGDTLYLEHRGLGGVVLLDSAVLKENGSFAFKQPAPQNPEFYQLRIGDQRVVFTVDSSETLHLQADASNLYSSFTIVDSPTNDQLREVDALTIAAAGKITGIENLHKAKSIDDMTFIARLDTVLTEYKSNISRMILGNPSSAAAYYAVFQKINDYLIFNPYDKKDYAMFGAVATSWNRYYPETERTKHLYEFAMNALKTRRQQEQQARLLEKVPVETVTRLPDIALRDMNGDKKALSSLQGKVVLLDFVIYNADFSPKHNMGLNAVYSQYRSRGFEIYQISFDSDEHFWKTAADNLPWITVRDPQSVNTCLLSMYNVREIPTGFILNREGDIVVRIEDFSKLSNELKKVL from the coding sequence ATGAACAGGGTGTTTGAAAGATTTGTGCTGGCCTTAATGATTGGAGGGCTATGTTTCTCATGTAAGCAGGGAGCTGCATTTAAAGTGGAAGGTAAAATAGAATCTGCAAAAGGTGATACTCTCTATCTTGAGCATAGAGGCCTGGGTGGTGTTGTACTTCTTGATTCTGCTGTGCTCAAAGAAAATGGTTCGTTTGCTTTTAAACAACCTGCCCCTCAAAACCCCGAGTTTTATCAGTTACGTATTGGCGATCAGAGAGTGGTTTTTACCGTCGATTCTTCAGAAACGCTTCATTTGCAGGCGGATGCTTCAAACTTATATAGTTCGTTTACCATAGTTGATTCTCCCACCAACGATCAGCTCAGAGAGGTAGATGCACTTACTATTGCTGCTGCCGGGAAAATTACCGGTATTGAAAATCTGCATAAAGCAAAATCGATTGATGATATGACCTTTATTGCCCGGCTTGACACGGTGCTGACAGAGTACAAGTCAAACATATCTCGCATGATTCTGGGAAATCCATCGAGTGCTGCTGCCTATTACGCCGTCTTTCAGAAGATAAACGACTATCTGATTTTCAATCCCTATGATAAAAAAGATTATGCAATGTTTGGAGCAGTTGCCACATCATGGAATAGGTATTACCCCGAAACAGAGAGAACAAAACATCTGTATGAATTTGCCATGAACGCATTGAAGACTCGAAGGCAACAAGAGCAGCAGGCACGTCTGTTGGAAAAAGTGCCAGTTGAAACAGTAACCCGATTACCCGATATTGCGCTGAGAGACATGAACGGGGATAAGAAGGCTCTCTCTTCGCTTCAGGGTAAAGTTGTTCTGCTTGATTTCGTGATATATAATGCTGATTTCTCTCCAAAACACAATATGGGCCTTAATGCTGTATATTCACAATACAGATCGCGCGGATTTGAAATATATCAGATTTCGTTCGATTCTGATGAGCATTTCTGGAAAACAGCAGCTGACAACCTGCCATGGATTACTGTCCGCGATCCTCAATCTGTAAATACATGTTTACTGTCGATGTACAATGTGAGGGAGATTCCTACAGGTTTTATCCTGAACCGTGAAGGAGATATTGTTGTTCGGATTGAAGACTTTTCAAAACTGAGTAATGAGTTGAAAAAAGTGTTGTAA
- a CDS encoding HU family DNA-binding protein, with translation MKYKLIQKANPLEPETKRKWYASPVKAGTINNYQLSKGIAGKSSLTRGAVMNVIENMVDEIPKYLMEGYSVNLNNFGTLRLSLSSEGVSDPDEFTADNIKNMRVVFTPSPEFRSTLSKMKLEKTE, from the coding sequence ATGAAGTATAAATTGATTCAAAAAGCAAATCCGCTCGAACCGGAGACCAAACGCAAGTGGTATGCTAGTCCGGTGAAAGCAGGGACAATAAACAATTACCAACTGAGCAAAGGAATTGCCGGAAAATCTTCTCTCACACGAGGGGCAGTAATGAATGTAATAGAGAACATGGTAGATGAAATTCCAAAATACCTGATGGAGGGATACAGCGTGAATTTAAATAATTTTGGAACGTTGCGTCTCTCTCTCTCAAGCGAAGGGGTTTCCGATCCTGACGAGTTCACAGCTGACAATATTAAAAATATGCGCGTCGTTTTCACTCCTTCTCCTGAATTCAGGAGTACACTTTCAAAAATGAAACTTGAAAAAACGGAATAG
- a CDS encoding hybrid sensor histidine kinase/response regulator transcription factor, translating into MNLCHHLISGFSARTFILFKASALRLSVLFNNKFIASLLHPTLLIDNPDNKVLYTGFILFLAASLILLIYFLSERIKSKRFRENEKTRNDFFIKLAHEFRTPLTIILGMSKQLKGQKDLGKNSLTFLSAIERQGRHLSDLVNQLLDLANLQTNENKLEWKTGNIIAYVQMISETFGLYAEQKDIELVFYSEENKIETDFVPDYLFKILQNILSNAIKYSDNGSRVFIILERNKKDKKRLMIKVIDQGSGITKTELPYIFDLFYKAPSASDSLSYGIGLTLTKQLIYNLNGTIDVESAEGKGSTFTIGLPINRDEKKLYSHWSPRQNTKQGILEKLPPIENKDIVNLETKKKEERKTILIVEDNKDIYLYISALFNNDKLNILYADNGVTAMEMANEYIPDIVITDIIMPKKNGIELCKDIRSSTLLNHIPIIIISAKNSQSDFLEGFKSGADAYIGKPFTGEELQVRVEKLLESRDKLKEKYLRTIFKEEKNETGNNLNVEFLRKVTDIIHHEIKNPNFSAKKLAHELAISVSQLNKKLNAITGYPSSTYIQQVKIAYAKKLLTRSNKPISEIADMCGIFDVNYFSRIFKKHTGVTPTQYQRLPQD; encoded by the coding sequence ATGAACCTTTGTCATCACCTTATTTCCGGATTTTCAGCTCGCACCTTTATCTTATTTAAAGCTTCGGCTTTAAGATTATCGGTATTATTCAATAACAAATTCATTGCATCGTTATTACACCCAACCCTACTTATTGATAACCCTGACAACAAGGTTCTTTATACCGGATTTATCCTGTTTTTAGCAGCATCGTTAATTCTACTTATTTACTTTTTATCAGAGCGTATCAAGAGTAAACGTTTTCGCGAAAATGAAAAGACACGAAATGATTTTTTCATAAAACTTGCCCATGAATTCAGAACTCCGCTTACCATAATTTTAGGGATGAGCAAGCAGCTCAAGGGACAAAAAGACCTTGGTAAAAACTCACTCACATTTCTCTCGGCAATTGAACGGCAGGGACGTCATTTATCCGATCTTGTAAATCAACTTCTTGATTTAGCCAATTTACAGACAAATGAGAACAAACTGGAATGGAAAACAGGCAATATCATAGCTTATGTGCAGATGATTTCAGAAACATTCGGGTTATATGCTGAACAAAAAGATATTGAACTGGTGTTTTACAGTGAAGAAAATAAAATAGAGACTGATTTTGTACCCGATTACCTTTTCAAAATATTGCAAAATATTCTATCAAATGCAATAAAATACAGTGACAATGGTAGCCGTGTATTTATTATACTTGAGCGAAATAAAAAAGATAAGAAAAGACTGATGATCAAAGTGATTGACCAAGGTAGCGGAATAACTAAAACCGAGCTACCCTATATATTCGATCTGTTTTACAAAGCACCATCAGCCAGTGATAGTCTGAGCTACGGAATAGGTCTTACACTTACAAAGCAACTGATATACAATCTTAATGGCACCATTGATGTAGAGAGCGCTGAAGGAAAAGGCTCTACCTTTACAATAGGGCTGCCAATCAACAGAGATGAAAAAAAGTTGTACTCACACTGGTCGCCGCGCCAAAACACCAAACAGGGAATATTAGAAAAACTTCCGCCAATTGAAAACAAAGATATTGTAAACCTCGAGACCAAGAAGAAAGAAGAACGTAAAACAATTTTAATTGTCGAAGACAATAAAGATATATACCTTTATATAAGTGCCTTATTCAATAATGACAAGCTCAATATTTTATATGCAGATAATGGGGTTACAGCCATGGAGATGGCCAATGAATATATCCCCGACATTGTGATTACCGACATTATTATGCCCAAAAAGAACGGTATAGAACTTTGTAAAGATATCAGATCATCAACTCTTCTAAATCATATTCCAATAATTATCATTTCTGCCAAAAACTCCCAATCCGATTTTTTAGAAGGATTTAAAAGCGGAGCAGATGCATATATAGGAAAACCATTTACGGGTGAAGAACTACAGGTACGTGTCGAAAAACTGCTTGAATCGCGCGACAAACTGAAAGAAAAATATCTGAGGACAATTTTTAAAGAAGAAAAAAACGAAACAGGCAACAATTTAAATGTTGAGTTCCTGAGAAAGGTGACAGACATAATTCATCACGAAATAAAAAATCCAAATTTCTCTGCAAAAAAATTGGCTCATGAGCTGGCAATAAGTGTATCACAACTAAACAAAAAATTAAATGCCATAACAGGATACCCTAGCTCTACCTATATTCAACAAGTAAAAATTGCTTACGCTAAAAAACTATTAACGCGTAGCAACAAGCCCATCAGCGAAATAGCAGATATGTGCGGCATTTTTGATGTGAATTATTTTTCCAGAATATTTAAAAAACACACGGGCGTAACACCAACACAATACCAAAGATTACCTCAGGATTAA
- a CDS encoding OmpA family protein, with amino-acid sequence MKKFFIYMFALALFPAIASAQTREIKEEGKTVFKPHAYLQLQGGAAHTLGEVSFTDLISPAAAINLGYKFTPVFGARIGASGWQAKGAWVAPKQVYDFNYLQGNIDITLDIFSLFGGFNPMRIVNPYLFAGGGFAYGFNNDGANNLNTGGYQLEYLWKDNKTFIAGRGGLGIDFRLNNVVSLGLEGNVNVLPDKFNSKKADHPDWQFNALAGIKINLGKTYTRTEPIYYEPKPAPEPAPAPAPVPKPEPKPAPAPVVVKEFPVLPTVHFIRGSARIDKNKYASELATIVSTLKEFENDAVEITGFCDHTGTDQLNERLSLQRAEALKTYLTEQGIDASRMTTKGMGKDPGLSGEEAYTVIARRVEVTK; translated from the coding sequence ATGAAAAAGTTTTTTATTTATATGTTCGCTTTAGCCCTTTTCCCTGCAATCGCTTCGGCACAAACAAGAGAGATAAAGGAGGAGGGAAAAACGGTTTTTAAACCACATGCTTATCTGCAATTGCAAGGAGGCGCCGCTCATACCCTGGGTGAAGTCTCTTTTACTGATCTGATCTCTCCGGCAGCAGCAATAAATCTGGGATATAAGTTCACTCCGGTTTTTGGCGCACGCATCGGTGCAAGCGGGTGGCAGGCCAAAGGCGCCTGGGTGGCTCCAAAACAGGTTTACGATTTTAACTATCTGCAGGGAAATATTGATATTACTCTCGACATCTTTTCACTGTTCGGCGGATTCAATCCCATGCGAATAGTTAATCCCTACCTGTTTGCCGGTGGAGGTTTTGCTTATGGCTTCAATAACGATGGGGCTAACAATCTGAACACTGGAGGATACCAGCTTGAATATCTATGGAAAGACAACAAAACATTTATTGCCGGCCGTGGTGGACTGGGAATAGATTTCCGGCTAAACAATGTAGTGAGCTTGGGACTCGAAGGAAATGTCAATGTTCTTCCAGATAAATTCAATTCCAAAAAAGCAGATCATCCGGACTGGCAGTTCAATGCCCTGGCAGGTATCAAAATCAACCTGGGAAAGACTTACACAAGAACAGAGCCTATCTACTACGAACCTAAGCCGGCTCCAGAACCCGCTCCAGCTCCGGCTCCCGTACCAAAACCGGAACCGAAGCCAGCACCTGCACCTGTAGTGGTGAAAGAGTTCCCGGTACTGCCAACAGTACATTTTATAAGGGGTAGCGCCCGCATCGACAAAAATAAATACGCTTCAGAACTGGCTACAATAGTATCTACTCTGAAAGAGTTTGAAAACGATGCGGTAGAAATTACCGGATTTTGTGACCACACAGGCACAGATCAGTTAAATGAACGACTGTCACTGCAACGCGCTGAAGCCTTGAAAACATATCTGACAGAACAAGGAATTGACGCATCGCGTATGACAACCAAAGGAATGGGAAAAGACCCGGGGCTCTCGGGTGAAGAAGCATACACCGTGATAGCGCGACGTGTGGAAGTAACAAAGTAG
- a CDS encoding coiled-coil domain-containing protein — MKKKLFFKIFVFAVIAAFVTVTSCKDYDEDISKLETELSTLKSTVLTQAELNTVKTQLEASINQVKTDLAAVKTKADASASKAELDAAMALVVKLETYNAYKAIVDADLAKLKADMAKAATKEEVNAIKATLESSINQVKDEYGARLANLEAILKIKDGKSEVLDQIQLDLTEQLAMIEANAAEIATVKADLLAKYNELKALIEANRMAIEALDDKVEAYKSELENEIADLRTELTGMIIDVYRSLDHRVYTLTYIPDYTSYDGTPQIVVRGITEWMFNKPAKQFYYTPDWDSDWDENWSVKQIGKIYKGITILRYNVSPSNVQMSDFEIYALLHKTSLLRYADTKSAPIMLTGQATLANGVLSVPVMVEENDYDYEDGSWWGNDYPRAVSTKNGNDKWGSNVSVALQVKNINVEMDNDENRYVTSTEYVKANFDLSEGRIALNEESMKDDGDLLPVGVEYDEIASASYASDIRLWNGKSQSGDMTDVLNHTINLNNYIYGMFDDYYGDWEKMTEFGFNAHTFKFRRVYLESEGVNQTNDYVTLNETTGVIGVKPDGNKVNQAAVGRTPIVEVTALVNGKVHAVGYIKIIITDGFDNSPVKFEFTLQDYVLGCNSTYKLTNVDIDAIDFDQVFNHSRIQLGKDAFFSEYKQAGLTAAQVIKVSPPTPAAATVGVTNAEHVWFKWAIDPETQSVNLYNYLEGNIRNDAPAGTYKVKTILKSTGYRPDVEITWNFKVVLPTNLKLTANPSFLSNGIYKVEPTVYFQVPTPKTSTPYEGLLQNAFVHNNLDLDFGVLDANQQCDGYLKPYFVVTGVPSGFKKVIAGTQFGQQTEVRRNSDNALAATIYNHTGAPANGFETGGFYIVLNDQTHSNPQIGNYKPWSDAAKELVKAGWIEVQPRGYLNGQVLNHVGLYNPFTVMFTKPLSLNFADKYELWDQGTGANQRVSINLVRTSTMSPFNPWVNNSVIKDFLGNDIVFSSIAGMGANDGNNHRALVDHYEIERIISGGTYIPTIDFKFNNLTTNLPNGQLPFGMRVKADNASVGTAPNYTTLVVAWENETGGSVQNAFEIYLPVSINHKWGKLEGKITIVVNPGTGN, encoded by the coding sequence ATGAAAAAAAAGTTATTTTTTAAAATTTTTGTCTTTGCAGTAATTGCTGCTTTTGTAACAGTTACCTCTTGTAAAGATTATGATGAAGACATCAGCAAACTGGAAACAGAACTCTCAACATTGAAGAGCACTGTATTGACACAAGCGGAATTGAATACCGTTAAAACGCAGCTGGAAGCTAGCATTAATCAGGTAAAAACCGACTTGGCTGCTGTCAAAACCAAGGCAGACGCATCTGCATCAAAGGCTGAACTTGATGCTGCCATGGCGTTGGTTGTAAAACTGGAGACCTATAACGCTTACAAAGCTATTGTAGACGCTGATCTGGCCAAACTGAAGGCTGATATGGCCAAAGCTGCTACCAAAGAAGAAGTGAATGCAATTAAGGCAACACTTGAGTCAAGCATCAATCAGGTTAAAGATGAGTACGGCGCACGCCTTGCAAACCTGGAAGCTATTTTAAAGATCAAGGATGGCAAGTCTGAAGTATTGGATCAAATTCAACTCGATTTAACAGAACAATTAGCTATGATTGAGGCTAATGCTGCAGAGATAGCCACTGTTAAAGCCGACCTGCTTGCCAAGTACAACGAACTGAAAGCTCTTATTGAAGCCAACAGAATGGCTATTGAAGCACTTGATGACAAGGTTGAGGCTTACAAAAGTGAACTCGAAAATGAAATTGCAGATCTTAGAACCGAGCTCACCGGAATGATTATCGATGTATACAGGAGCCTTGATCACCGTGTTTACACCCTGACTTACATTCCCGACTATACTTCTTATGACGGAACTCCGCAGATTGTTGTAAGAGGTATTACAGAATGGATGTTTAACAAACCTGCAAAACAGTTTTATTACACTCCGGACTGGGATTCAGATTGGGATGAGAACTGGTCGGTTAAGCAAATAGGCAAAATCTATAAGGGTATTACCATCCTTCGTTACAACGTAAGCCCGTCGAACGTTCAGATGAGCGATTTCGAAATATACGCACTTCTGCACAAGACCTCTTTGCTGAGATATGCTGATACCAAATCTGCTCCTATCATGTTGACCGGCCAGGCAACATTGGCTAACGGCGTATTGAGCGTTCCTGTAATGGTTGAAGAAAACGACTACGATTATGAAGACGGGAGCTGGTGGGGAAATGATTATCCGAGAGCAGTTTCGACCAAAAATGGTAATGATAAATGGGGATCTAACGTAAGCGTTGCACTTCAGGTGAAAAACATCAATGTGGAAATGGATAACGACGAAAACCGTTATGTAACCTCTACCGAATATGTGAAAGCCAACTTCGACCTTTCAGAAGGACGTATTGCATTGAACGAAGAATCAATGAAAGATGACGGCGACCTTCTTCCTGTAGGAGTTGAGTATGATGAAATAGCTAGTGCATCGTATGCATCGGACATCAGACTCTGGAACGGGAAATCGCAAAGTGGCGACATGACCGACGTCCTTAACCATACCATCAATCTGAACAACTATATTTATGGTATGTTCGATGATTATTATGGAGACTGGGAAAAGATGACAGAGTTCGGCTTCAATGCTCATACATTCAAGTTCAGACGCGTATATCTTGAAAGTGAAGGTGTTAACCAGACCAACGATTATGTTACTTTGAACGAAACTACCGGTGTAATTGGTGTTAAACCTGACGGGAACAAAGTAAACCAGGCTGCCGTAGGACGTACTCCTATTGTGGAAGTAACCGCTTTGGTCAACGGTAAAGTGCATGCAGTTGGTTATATCAAGATCATAATTACCGATGGATTTGATAATTCTCCTGTTAAGTTCGAATTCACACTGCAAGATTATGTATTGGGATGCAACAGCACATACAAGTTGACAAACGTTGATATCGATGCAATCGACTTCGACCAGGTGTTCAACCACTCACGCATCCAGCTTGGTAAGGATGCATTCTTCAGTGAGTACAAACAGGCCGGGCTGACTGCTGCACAGGTTATAAAAGTATCACCGCCAACACCTGCTGCTGCTACTGTTGGTGTCACTAACGCTGAACATGTTTGGTTCAAATGGGCAATCGATCCGGAAACTCAAAGCGTGAACCTGTACAACTATTTGGAAGGAAACATCCGCAACGATGCTCCTGCTGGTACATACAAAGTGAAGACCATACTGAAATCGACCGGATACCGTCCTGACGTAGAAATTACATGGAACTTCAAGGTAGTATTGCCGACAAATCTGAAATTGACTGCAAATCCGTCATTCTTGTCAAATGGTATCTATAAAGTTGAACCAACGGTTTACTTCCAGGTTCCGACTCCAAAAACTTCTACTCCGTACGAAGGGTTGTTGCAAAATGCATTCGTTCATAACAACTTGGATTTGGACTTTGGTGTACTTGATGCAAATCAACAATGCGATGGTTACCTTAAACCGTACTTTGTTGTAACAGGTGTTCCATCAGGATTCAAGAAAGTAATAGCCGGTACACAATTTGGACAACAGACAGAAGTTCGCAGAAATAGCGACAACGCTCTTGCAGCCACAATATACAATCATACCGGAGCTCCTGCCAACGGATTCGAAACTGGTGGCTTCTATATTGTACTGAACGATCAAACTCATTCTAATCCTCAAATTGGCAACTACAAGCCTTGGAGTGATGCAGCAAAAGAATTGGTTAAAGCTGGTTGGATTGAAGTACAACCAAGAGGATATCTCAATGGACAGGTGCTGAACCATGTTGGTTTGTATAACCCATTCACAGTGATGTTCACCAAACCTCTTTCACTCAACTTTGCCGACAAATATGAATTGTGGGATCAGGGTACAGGTGCAAATCAAAGAGTAAGCATCAATCTTGTAAGAACATCAACTATGTCGCCGTTTAACCCCTGGGTCAATAATTCAGTAATTAAAGACTTCCTGGGTAACGACATTGTATTCTCATCAATTGCAGGAATGGGTGCTAACGACGGAAATAATCACAGAGCACTGGTAGATCATTACGAAATTGAAAGAATTATTTCAGGTGGAACTTATATCCCAACAATAGACTTTAAATTCAATAATCTTACTACCAACTTACCAAATGGCCAGTTACCTTTCGGCATGAGAGTGAAAGCTGATAACGCCAGCGTAGGGACTGCACCTAACTATACAACATTAGTTGTTGCATGGGAAAATGAAACAGGTGGTTCAGTTCAAAATGCATTCGAAATTTACCTGCCGGTATCTATCAATCACAAATGGGGTAAATTAGAAGGTAAGATTACCATTGTGGTTAATCCCGGAACAGGCAACTAA